One window from the genome of Sphaerotilus microaerophilus encodes:
- a CDS encoding AAA family ATPase yields MIRSFYIDNFKSLVNFRLPPAPHALGPFVCLVGLNGAGKSTVLQALDFVAHLASGDIKAWLERREWRAADIASRFLKRQLIHFKLELEAAPIGVITWEGQFNTKLLRCTSESVSVGGEAVLRISEQKLFARMLPPKPSVPALTRIYELPGLQYEGSTLSLLKAGQWDWAIEVLRESLYELKSLDMLSPHAMRRRAKEGSDIGYGGERLSAYLHGMRKEEKERLLAAARVFYPQLDSLTTRAVQAGWKDLSIDEHYLDAAGKPVQTPSRHVNDGLLRTLAVLAQSQLGGHLSGLQIAGVIDTDAPVASVLFDEIENGINPELVQKLVDHLLHAGPQVIVTTHSPLILNYLPDDVARQAVMLLYRNEQGHTQAARLFDLPSMQDKLGLLGPGEAYVDTDLSALPIEAQRLAQQPLEASA; encoded by the coding sequence CGGGGCCGGCAAGTCGACGGTGCTGCAGGCACTGGACTTTGTGGCGCATCTGGCCAGCGGCGACATCAAGGCTTGGCTCGAGCGGCGTGAATGGCGTGCTGCAGACATTGCAAGCAGATTCCTGAAGCGACAGCTGATTCATTTCAAACTGGAGTTGGAGGCTGCGCCGATCGGCGTCATCACATGGGAGGGGCAGTTCAATACAAAGCTCCTGCGCTGCACCAGTGAATCGGTCTCTGTCGGTGGCGAGGCCGTGCTGCGCATCAGCGAGCAGAAGCTATTCGCACGGATGCTTCCGCCAAAGCCATCGGTGCCGGCGCTCACTCGTATCTACGAGCTTCCCGGGCTGCAATACGAGGGCTCGACCCTTTCACTGCTGAAGGCAGGGCAATGGGATTGGGCGATCGAGGTACTTCGGGAGAGCTTGTACGAGCTGAAATCGCTCGACATGTTGTCCCCGCATGCCATGCGTCGCCGCGCCAAGGAAGGAAGTGACATCGGCTATGGAGGGGAGCGCCTGTCGGCTTATCTGCACGGCATGCGAAAGGAAGAAAAGGAAAGGCTTCTAGCTGCCGCCCGTGTCTTCTACCCTCAACTCGATAGCCTGACCACGCGGGCTGTGCAGGCTGGTTGGAAAGATCTGTCGATCGACGAACACTATTTGGATGCGGCCGGCAAACCGGTGCAGACGCCTTCCAGGCACGTCAATGACGGCCTACTGCGAACGTTGGCGGTTCTGGCCCAAAGTCAGTTGGGGGGGCACCTCAGCGGATTGCAGATTGCCGGGGTGATTGACACGGATGCTCCAGTGGCGAGCGTGCTGTTTGATGAGATCGAGAATGGCATCAATCCAGAGTTGGTACAGAAGCTGGTTGACCATCTGCTCCACGCCGGCCCGCAGGTCATCGTCACCACCCACAGCCCGCTGATCCTGAACTACCTGCCCGACGACGTCGCGCGGCAGGCGGTGATGCTGCTGTACCGCAACGAGCAGGGGCACACCCAGGCCGCGCGCCTGTTCGACCTGCCGTCCATGCAGGACAAGCTGGGTCTGCTGGGGCCGGGCGAGGCCTACGTTGACACGGACCTCAGCGCGCTGCCCATCGAGGCTCAGCGGCTGGCGCAGCAACCGTTGGAGGCATCTGCGTGA
- a CDS encoding phage resistance protein, whose translation MPFIRDLITIPERVHQGDFVLKLSEGVAQADQTLRDYVVTPELGAAFKNALGFIQQSVTSHSSKAAYLHGSFGSGKSHFMAVLNLLLAGHAQARSMPELAEVVAQLGWAQGKRFLMVPYHMIGAIDMESAVLGQYADHVRRLHPTAPVPGFYLAEELFKDASALRQRLGDEAFFSKLNEAPGSGSAGGDGWGEMEGGWDAISFEAALLEPPEGEERGRLVGALISQFFTAYQALAGAGESFVPLDAGLAIMSRHARDLGYDAVILFLDELVLWLASHAADVSFVSREGTKLVKLVEATHADRPIPLVSFVARQRDLRDLVGEHLSGAAGVQFSDVLKHWEARFHRITLEDRNLPAIAEKRVLRPVSDEARKELARAFDDVLRLRRDVLDTLLTTDADRDMFRKVYPFSPALVQTLIAVSSVLQRERTALKLMLQLLVDRRADLELGQLIPVGDLWDVIAEGDEPFSEAMRLHFENAKRLFNQRLLPVLEAKAGTTWEALRLGQAEPTRAKALRNDARLLKTLLLAALVPEVESLKALTATRLAALNHGTFKSPIPGQEAQQVLRKLRDWAGEVGELKVTDDANPVVSIQITGVDLEPVLKAAEVVDNPGNRRKTVRELLFKELGIEDKGAMFHHFELVWRGTRREVEVVYENVREMADDRLKDRTGSWTVVLDIPFDEPHRTPADDIARLGEYRGGSTHTLVWLPSFLSTKAEGDLKRYVVLDHILQGERFDTYATHLSFVDRVQAKALAKNQRDSLRTKLIGHLEVAYGVRSEPRDSITHELSAEQQFRSLDPTLAARPPVGVNLQAAFENLLDQLFTHRWPGHPNFDTEIKGTLVRRLWPEVRAAIEAPQHRGPVADAGMRKLLRSVVNPLRLGQMGETHLLVETTWQSHFAQQQALDAQGGPLTVARVRRWIDQPRAMGLPTELQNLIILAWAQQTNRRLVLNDGPYEAEVDRLADEVELREQTLPAPTDWERAIRLAGEMLGVVAPQTLSAANVGKLVADVKKVARERRPGANALVDALRPRCERYTGGTAGARWRTARASQAALAALAGTDEAALVATLAQLEIDTSETAMGRSIAQAQSMADTLAATRWPLFDAVGRLPDQRAEDAKALLADLSTLLATDEYVSALKPGLQGLEQSATELLTVPVTSPPPVPPQPPLPPQAPTPAPSPVQEPGVELVGEATNVVLDAHAATSALAQLQETLAGDDALELTLSWRLVRRRKSV comes from the coding sequence ATGCCATTCATCCGAGACCTCATCACCATCCCCGAGCGGGTGCACCAGGGCGACTTCGTCCTCAAGCTGTCCGAGGGCGTGGCCCAGGCCGACCAGACGCTGCGCGACTACGTGGTCACGCCGGAGCTGGGCGCGGCGTTCAAGAACGCCCTGGGCTTCATCCAGCAGTCGGTGACCAGCCACAGCAGCAAGGCGGCCTACCTGCACGGCTCCTTCGGCTCGGGCAAGAGCCACTTCATGGCGGTGCTCAATCTGCTGCTGGCCGGCCACGCGCAGGCGCGGTCGATGCCGGAGCTGGCCGAGGTGGTGGCCCAGCTGGGCTGGGCGCAGGGCAAGCGATTCCTGATGGTGCCGTACCACATGATCGGCGCCATCGACATGGAGTCGGCCGTGCTGGGCCAGTACGCTGACCATGTGCGGCGCCTGCACCCCACCGCGCCGGTGCCGGGCTTCTACCTGGCCGAGGAGCTGTTCAAGGACGCGAGCGCGCTGCGCCAGCGCCTGGGTGACGAGGCCTTCTTCAGCAAGCTCAACGAGGCGCCTGGATCCGGTTCGGCCGGGGGCGATGGCTGGGGCGAGATGGAGGGCGGCTGGGATGCCATCAGCTTCGAGGCGGCCCTGCTGGAGCCGCCCGAGGGCGAGGAGCGCGGCCGGCTGGTGGGCGCGCTGATCAGTCAGTTCTTCACCGCTTACCAGGCCCTGGCCGGTGCGGGCGAGTCCTTCGTGCCGCTGGACGCGGGGCTGGCCATCATGAGCCGGCATGCGCGCGACCTGGGGTACGACGCGGTCATCCTCTTTCTCGATGAGCTGGTGCTGTGGCTGGCCAGCCATGCGGCCGACGTCAGCTTCGTCAGCCGCGAGGGCACCAAGCTGGTCAAGCTGGTGGAGGCCACGCATGCCGACCGGCCCATCCCGCTGGTCAGCTTCGTGGCCCGGCAGCGCGATCTGCGCGACCTGGTGGGCGAGCACCTGAGCGGCGCCGCCGGTGTGCAGTTCAGCGACGTGCTCAAGCACTGGGAGGCGCGCTTCCACCGCATCACGCTGGAAGATCGCAACCTGCCGGCCATTGCAGAGAAGCGGGTGCTGCGCCCGGTCAGCGACGAGGCGCGCAAGGAGTTGGCCAGGGCGTTTGACGACGTGCTGCGCCTGCGCCGCGACGTGCTGGACACGCTGCTGACCACCGACGCGGACCGCGACATGTTCCGCAAGGTCTACCCCTTCAGCCCGGCGCTGGTGCAGACGCTGATCGCGGTGTCGTCGGTGCTGCAGCGCGAGCGCACCGCGCTCAAGCTGATGCTGCAGCTGCTGGTGGACCGGCGCGCCGACCTGGAGCTGGGTCAGCTGATCCCGGTGGGCGACCTGTGGGACGTGATCGCCGAGGGCGACGAGCCCTTCTCCGAAGCCATGCGGCTGCACTTCGAGAACGCCAAGCGCCTGTTCAACCAGCGCCTGCTGCCGGTGCTGGAAGCCAAGGCCGGCACGACCTGGGAGGCGCTGCGCCTGGGCCAGGCGGAGCCTACGCGGGCCAAGGCGCTGCGCAATGACGCGCGCCTGCTCAAGACCCTGCTGCTGGCCGCGCTGGTGCCGGAGGTGGAGTCGCTCAAGGCGCTGACCGCCACGCGCCTGGCCGCGCTCAACCACGGCACCTTCAAGTCGCCCATCCCGGGTCAGGAGGCCCAGCAGGTGCTGCGCAAGCTGCGCGACTGGGCGGGAGAGGTGGGTGAGCTCAAGGTCACCGACGACGCCAATCCGGTGGTGTCCATCCAGATCACCGGGGTCGACCTGGAGCCGGTGCTCAAGGCCGCCGAGGTGGTGGACAACCCCGGCAACCGGCGCAAGACGGTGCGCGAACTGCTGTTCAAGGAGCTGGGCATCGAGGACAAGGGGGCCATGTTCCATCACTTCGAGCTGGTGTGGCGGGGCACGCGCCGCGAGGTCGAGGTGGTCTACGAGAACGTGCGCGAGATGGCGGACGACCGCCTGAAGGACCGCACCGGATCCTGGACGGTGGTGCTGGACATCCCCTTTGACGAGCCGCACCGCACGCCGGCCGATGACATCGCCCGTCTGGGCGAGTACCGCGGCGGTTCGACCCACACGCTGGTCTGGCTGCCGTCCTTCCTGAGCACCAAGGCCGAGGGCGACCTCAAGCGCTACGTGGTGCTCGACCACATCCTGCAGGGCGAGCGCTTCGACACCTACGCCACCCACCTGTCCTTCGTCGACCGGGTGCAGGCCAAGGCGCTGGCCAAGAACCAGCGCGATTCCCTGCGCACCAAGCTGATTGGCCACCTGGAGGTGGCCTACGGAGTGCGCAGCGAGCCGCGCGACTCGATCACGCATGAGCTGAGCGCGGAGCAGCAGTTCCGCTCGCTGGACCCCACGCTGGCGGCGCGCCCGCCGGTGGGCGTGAACCTGCAGGCGGCCTTCGAGAACCTGCTGGACCAGCTCTTCACGCACCGCTGGCCGGGCCACCCGAATTTCGACACCGAGATCAAGGGCACGCTGGTGCGGCGCCTCTGGCCGGAAGTGCGCGCTGCCATCGAGGCGCCGCAGCACCGCGGCCCGGTGGCGGACGCGGGCATGCGCAAGCTCCTGCGCTCGGTCGTCAACCCGCTGCGGCTGGGCCAGATGGGCGAGACCCACCTGCTGGTGGAGACGACCTGGCAAAGCCACTTCGCGCAGCAGCAGGCCCTGGACGCGCAAGGCGGGCCGCTGACAGTGGCGCGGGTGCGGCGCTGGATCGACCAGCCGCGCGCGATGGGCCTGCCCACCGAGCTGCAGAACCTGATCATCCTGGCCTGGGCGCAGCAGACCAACCGGCGCCTGGTGCTCAACGATGGTCCCTACGAGGCCGAGGTCGACCGCCTGGCCGACGAGGTGGAGCTGCGCGAGCAGACCCTGCCGGCGCCGACCGACTGGGAGCGTGCCATCCGGCTCGCCGGCGAGATGCTGGGCGTGGTGGCGCCGCAGACCCTGAGCGCCGCCAACGTGGGCAAGCTGGTCGCCGACGTGAAGAAGGTGGCGCGCGAGCGTCGCCCGGGGGCCAACGCCCTGGTCGATGCCTTGCGTCCCCGCTGCGAACGCTACACCGGTGGAACGGCAGGCGCACGCTGGCGCACCGCGCGCGCGTCCCAAGCCGCGCTGGCCGCCCTCGCCGGGACCGACGAGGCCGCGCTGGTGGCCACGCTGGCGCAGCTGGAGATCGACACCTCCGAAACGGCCATGGGGCGCTCCATCGCTCAGGCCCAGAGCATGGCAGACACCCTGGCGGCCACGCGCTGGCCGCTGTTCGACGCCGTGGGGCGCCTGCCCGACCAGCGCGCAGAGGATGCCAAGGCCCTGTTGGCCGACCTGTCGACACTGCTGGCCACCGACGAGTACGTGTCAGCACTCAAGCCCGGGCTTCAGGGGCTGGAGCAGTCGGCCACCGAGCTGCTAACAGTCCCGGTCACATCCCCGCCACCAGTACCGCCGCAGCCACCGTTGCCGCCGCAGGCCCCGACACCGGCACCTAGCCCCGTGCAGGAGCCGGGCGTCGAACTGGTAGGCGAGGCCACCAATGTGGTGCTGGACGCCCATGCGGCCACCAGCGCACTGGCTCAGCTGCAGGAGACGCTGGCTGGTGATGACGCGCTGGAGCTGACCCTGAGCTGGCGCCTCGTGCGGCGGAGGAAATCGGTGTGA
- the pglZ gene encoding BREX-2 system phosphatase PglZ produces MALSVNEAQITAQLDAVLGRDPQARVVAMRSASKLAWPSTMSRRNRQFTLRWCESRLALREALDSLDEAAGDGTPDGLVLLTPLTEQEVPADVVARLARHRVFQPQGWEIVRQLFGAQGTDARLGAHDWMPQVLVELAQQGPYVPVASSFLDAETAWREVLGRCLELDNARPDACALLAWTLRPDADVLLARLPERARRDTLSWLVRHAGSSGELTVRCIGAGRSGDAVALALVCAVVFAPQGEGRHELATAAVRLERYAGDQPLGIEAARRWSQDARQLVQTLPLEALRGALDRADALLADLRVADLAHYSDLLPLGLEQRLARYAQALEAHLTQPGESTMAEVEDAAKAVLLHHLAATQALRSERVRMSRRLARWWGRPGTSASASPTDLDSLAAQHNDDGAFVDWARARLLGGDELASLSQAYARLRSAVQARRDLAARSFATALSQSLKSARTPGARSVPVEQALERVVLPLAQSQSVLLLVVDGLSVAIFRELFERCERHGWNELIRQDAERPAFGLAVLPTVTSVSRASLLSGGITTGGQSIEKLAFTRHAGLASLGNAHLKPRLFHKADLIDDGHLATEVRAAIGDAAVKVVGVVYNAVDDHLSGPEQLNQRWDLQDLRLLLPILREALTARRVVLVTADHGHVLEDGSRQVGAAQGGTLGNAEAASDRWRAGSLAEVAEEVALSGHRVHTPDGLNSAVLLWSETARYTGRKNGYHGGAAPAEVVVPMSVFAPFGVEVPGRKPAPPQQPEWWDLPGVVLPVPERPVAAKPAPRRAHKAAPKTASAPSLFTEDEAPVPQTAMATAAPQPAVPDAPDWIGDLLTSTVYAAQRQLAARVQLPEDQMRRILKALDERGGKLGKAALAQRLGIAEMRVAGVLSVARRLLNVDQAAVLVVDEAAGVVELNRELLAVQFAIAVPSAALKPGAKT; encoded by the coding sequence ATGGCCCTGTCCGTCAACGAGGCCCAGATCACCGCGCAGCTGGACGCGGTGCTGGGCCGCGACCCGCAGGCGCGTGTGGTGGCCATGCGCAGCGCCAGCAAGCTGGCTTGGCCGAGCACGATGAGCCGGCGCAACCGCCAGTTCACGCTGCGCTGGTGCGAGAGCCGGCTGGCCCTGCGCGAGGCGCTGGACAGCCTGGACGAAGCCGCGGGCGACGGCACGCCTGACGGCCTGGTGCTGCTGACCCCGCTTACGGAGCAGGAGGTGCCTGCCGACGTCGTGGCCCGTCTGGCACGGCACCGCGTGTTCCAGCCCCAGGGCTGGGAGATCGTGCGTCAGCTCTTCGGCGCCCAGGGCACCGATGCCCGCCTGGGTGCGCATGACTGGATGCCGCAGGTGCTGGTCGAACTGGCCCAGCAAGGGCCTTATGTGCCGGTGGCCAGCAGCTTTCTGGATGCCGAGACGGCCTGGCGCGAGGTACTGGGGCGCTGCCTGGAGTTGGACAACGCCCGGCCCGACGCCTGCGCACTCCTGGCCTGGACCCTGCGCCCGGATGCCGATGTGCTGCTGGCCCGACTGCCCGAGCGCGCCCGCCGCGACACGCTGAGCTGGCTGGTCAGGCACGCCGGCAGCAGTGGCGAACTGACGGTGCGCTGCATCGGGGCTGGCCGCAGCGGCGACGCGGTGGCGTTGGCGCTGGTCTGTGCCGTGGTCTTCGCGCCGCAGGGCGAGGGGCGCCATGAGCTGGCCACGGCCGCGGTGCGCCTGGAGCGCTACGCGGGTGACCAGCCGCTGGGCATCGAGGCGGCCCGGCGCTGGAGCCAGGACGCGCGCCAGCTGGTGCAGACGCTGCCGCTGGAGGCGTTGCGTGGCGCCCTGGACCGGGCCGATGCGCTCCTCGCCGACCTGCGCGTGGCCGACCTGGCGCACTACAGCGACCTGCTGCCCCTGGGGCTCGAACAACGCCTGGCACGCTATGCCCAGGCCTTGGAGGCCCATCTGACTCAGCCGGGCGAGAGCACCATGGCCGAGGTCGAAGACGCTGCCAAAGCGGTGCTGCTGCACCACCTGGCCGCGACACAGGCGCTGCGCAGCGAGCGGGTGCGGATGTCGCGTCGCCTGGCCCGCTGGTGGGGCCGCCCCGGCACGAGCGCGTCGGCCTCGCCCACGGACCTCGACAGCCTGGCCGCACAGCACAACGATGACGGTGCCTTTGTCGACTGGGCGCGCGCGCGCCTGCTGGGCGGGGACGAACTGGCCTCGCTCTCGCAGGCCTATGCCCGGCTGCGATCGGCAGTCCAGGCCCGGCGCGACCTGGCGGCCAGATCGTTTGCGACGGCCCTGAGCCAGTCGCTCAAGTCAGCCCGCACGCCTGGTGCGCGCAGCGTGCCGGTGGAGCAGGCACTGGAGCGCGTCGTCCTGCCACTGGCCCAGAGCCAGTCGGTGCTGCTGCTGGTGGTGGACGGCCTGAGCGTGGCCATCTTCCGCGAGCTCTTCGAGCGCTGCGAGCGCCATGGCTGGAACGAACTGATCCGTCAGGACGCCGAGCGCCCGGCCTTCGGCCTGGCCGTGTTGCCGACGGTGACCAGTGTCAGCCGGGCCAGCCTGCTGTCCGGCGGCATCACCACCGGGGGGCAGTCCATCGAGAAACTCGCCTTCACCCGCCATGCAGGCCTCGCCTCCTTGGGCAACGCCCATTTGAAGCCACGCCTGTTCCACAAGGCCGATCTCATCGACGACGGCCACCTGGCCACCGAGGTGCGGGCAGCCATCGGTGATGCTGCGGTGAAGGTCGTCGGCGTGGTCTACAACGCCGTCGATGACCACCTGAGCGGGCCGGAGCAGTTGAACCAGCGCTGGGACTTGCAGGACCTGCGGCTGCTGCTGCCCATCCTGCGCGAGGCGCTGACGGCGCGCCGCGTGGTGTTGGTGACAGCCGACCACGGCCACGTGCTGGAAGACGGCAGCCGCCAGGTCGGAGCCGCTCAGGGTGGCACGCTCGGCAACGCAGAGGCGGCCAGCGATCGCTGGCGCGCAGGGTCGCTCGCCGAGGTGGCCGAAGAGGTGGCGCTGTCCGGGCACCGGGTGCACACACCCGACGGTCTGAACAGCGCCGTGTTGCTCTGGAGCGAGACCGCCCGCTACACCGGCCGCAAGAACGGCTACCACGGCGGCGCCGCGCCGGCCGAGGTGGTGGTGCCGATGAGCGTGTTCGCGCCATTCGGCGTCGAGGTGCCTGGCCGGAAGCCGGCCCCGCCCCAGCAGCCGGAATGGTGGGATCTGCCCGGTGTGGTGCTGCCTGTGCCCGAAAGACCGGTAGCGGCCAAGCCTGCGCCGCGGCGCGCGCACAAGGCAGCCCCCAAGACAGCGTCAGCACCGTCGCTCTTCACCGAAGACGAGGCGCCGGTGCCGCAGACGGCCATGGCGACGGCTGCCCCGCAGCCTGCAGTGCCCGACGCGCCCGACTGGATCGGCGACCTGCTGACCAGCACGGTCTACGCGGCGCAGCGGCAGCTGGCAGCACGGGTTCAGCTGCCCGAAGACCAGATGCGCCGCATCCTCAAGGCGCTGGACGAGCGCGGCGGCAAGCTGGGCAAGGCAGCCCTGGCCCAGCGCCTGGGGATCGCTGAGATGCGGGTGGCGGGCGTGCTGAGCGTGGCGCGTCGCCTGCTGAACGTGGACCAGGCCGCCGTGCTGGTGGTCGACGAGGCTGCGGGCGTGGTGGAGCTGAACCGCGAGTTGCTGGCGGTGCAGTTCGCCATCGCTGTCCCCAGCGCAGCCCTCAAGCCGGGAGCCAAGACATGA
- the brxD gene encoding BREX system ATP-binding protein BrxD has translation MISAARRDDIVGALRRGTVPSAGLDALAVGIGALAPCLDEELGNVALGKAGFKAVRGEYGSGKTFFGRWLQERARTRGYATSEVQINETETPLHRLETVYRRLVEHLATADTPQGAFRTVIDGWFFTLEQDVLADETVDADDTAALLARANELMEARLASISRTAPAFAAVLRAYRQAQAEGDAQVADGLIAWLAGQPNVAASVKRRAGIKGDLDHFAAANFLAGLLTILRDSGYSGLLLVLDEVETLQRMRADTREKGLNALRQWIDELDAGRYPGLYLVVTGTPAFFDGPQGVQRLAPLAQRLHVDFGTDRRFDNPRAVQIRLAAFDQGALLEVGRKVRDLYAEGRPTEARLRQQVGDVYVEQLARAVAGGLGGKVGVAPRLFLKKLVADVLDRVDLHEAFDPRQHYQLTLADSEMTVNERAAASATSVDDIEL, from the coding sequence ATGATCAGCGCAGCACGCCGGGACGACATCGTGGGCGCCTTGCGCCGTGGCACTGTGCCCAGTGCCGGGCTCGATGCCCTGGCGGTCGGCATCGGCGCACTCGCCCCGTGCCTGGACGAGGAGCTGGGCAACGTGGCCCTGGGCAAGGCCGGCTTCAAGGCCGTCAGAGGCGAGTACGGCAGCGGCAAGACCTTTTTCGGCCGCTGGCTGCAGGAGCGCGCCCGCACCCGCGGCTACGCCACCAGCGAAGTCCAGATCAACGAGACCGAGACTCCGCTGCACCGTCTGGAGACGGTGTACCGGCGGCTGGTAGAGCACCTTGCCACTGCGGACACACCCCAAGGCGCCTTCCGCACGGTGATCGACGGCTGGTTCTTCACCCTGGAGCAGGACGTGCTTGCCGACGAGACCGTCGATGCCGACGACACGGCTGCCTTGCTGGCCCGCGCCAACGAGCTGATGGAGGCCCGCCTGGCCAGCATCAGCCGCACAGCCCCCGCCTTTGCTGCGGTGCTGCGCGCCTACCGGCAGGCCCAGGCGGAAGGGGATGCCCAGGTCGCCGACGGGCTGATCGCCTGGCTGGCCGGCCAGCCCAACGTGGCCGCCAGCGTGAAGCGCCGAGCCGGCATCAAGGGTGACCTGGACCACTTTGCGGCGGCCAACTTCCTGGCCGGCCTGCTGACCATCTTGCGCGACAGCGGCTACAGCGGCCTCTTGCTGGTGCTCGACGAGGTCGAGACCCTGCAGCGCATGCGGGCCGACACGCGCGAGAAGGGCCTGAACGCACTGCGCCAGTGGATCGACGAGCTCGACGCGGGCCGCTACCCAGGCCTCTACCTGGTGGTCACGGGCACGCCCGCCTTCTTCGACGGTCCGCAGGGCGTGCAACGCCTGGCGCCGCTGGCCCAGCGGCTGCACGTGGACTTCGGCACCGACCGCCGCTTCGACAACCCGCGCGCGGTGCAGATCCGCTTGGCCGCATTCGACCAGGGCGCTCTGCTGGAGGTTGGGAGGAAGGTGCGTGATCTCTATGCCGAAGGGCGCCCCACCGAAGCACGACTGCGGCAGCAGGTAGGCGATGTCTATGTCGAGCAGCTGGCGCGCGCCGTGGCCGGTGGCCTGGGCGGCAAGGTGGGCGTGGCGCCGCGCCTGTTCCTGAAGAAGCTGGTGGCCGACGTGCTCGACCGCGTCGACCTGCATGAGGCCTTCGACCCGCGCCAGCACTACCAGCTCACCCTCGCCGATAGCGAGATGACCGTCAACGAGCGCGCGGCCGCCAGTGCCACGTCGGTGGATGACATCGAGCTGTGA